A genome region from Purpureocillium takamizusanense chromosome 8, complete sequence includes the following:
- a CDS encoding uncharacterized protein (EggNog:ENOG503P4MF): MHLEDIVTTAVLAARAAVSVLLPRQALDTSPTQSQMKPHGDLEQYRKYVTGNLNGTTLIVPIPLTRAREILPKEYEFLDGAAWQSMLPDFPSDKYPLMVTAVYDHDVGSKGYGVSTSDFHRASFEFPFVDRLGDRYSAFRWTGTMMITANHIAVRGARLYGITAIPSLFEPLNDAYAGESDGEATFYAESKAEQGKSMLSIRSWPHLHNIPYPIEFIRNVTNQPTFGGPRHCDRYIRLFNTSLTENDAFAPVPVTADIKAQLAPVTASEDAVEYRGVYGWRLSTAFVEPIHPWKCDQLAGYAGTGPGDSSPPGPPKELRREPFSSDEMR; this comes from the exons ATGCATCTCGAAGACATTGTCAccacggcggtgctggctgcccggGCGGCCGTGTCAGTGCTCCTCCCGCGACAGGCGCTGGATACGTCCCCCACGCAGTCTCAGATGAAGCCCCATGGCGACCTGGAGCAATATCGGAAATACGTGACGGGCAATCTCAACGGCACGACGCTCATCGTGCCCATCCCCCtgacgcgcgcccgcgagaTACTGCCCAAAGAATACGAGTTCCTCGACGGGGCGGCGTGGCAGAGCATGTTGCCAGACTTTCCCAGCGATAAGTATCCGctgatggtgacggcggtGTACGATCATGACGTGGGCAGCAAAGGGTACGGCGTCTCGACCAGCGACTTTCAT CGAGCTTCATTCGAGTTTCCATTCGTCGACCGACTGGGCGACAGATACTCGGCATTTCGCTGGACTGGCACCATGATGATCACGGCGAACCACATCGCCGTCCGAGGGGCGCGCCTGtacggcatcaccgccatccCCTCCCTCTTCGAGCCACTCAATGATGCGTACGCCGGCGAaagcgacggcgaggcgacaTTCTACGCCGAGTCCAAGGCCGAACAAGGCAAAAGCATGCTGTCCATCAGAAGCTGGCCCCATCTCCACAACATACCGTACCCGATCGAGTTCATCCGCAACGTCACGAACCAGCCGACGTTTGGGGGCCCGCGGCACTGCGATCGGTACATTCGCCTGTTCAACACGTCGCTAACAGAGAATGACGCGTttgcgccggtgccggtCACGGCAGACATCAAGGCGCAGCTAGCGCCCGTGACAGCGTCtgaggatgccgtcgagtACAGGGGGGTCTACGGCTGGAGGCTGAGCACAGCCTTTGTCGAGCCAATACATCCCTGGAAGTGCGACCAACTTGCCGGCTACGCTGGCACTGGGCCGGGGGATAGCTCGCCGCCTGGGCCTCCAAAAGAATTGCGACGAGAGCCGTTCTCGTCGGACGAAATGCGTTAG
- a CDS encoding uncharacterized protein (EggNog:ENOG503P992) encodes MARKQFKIGRKNMSGHYDVESTDGQHLYYVDMWSLGSGKPDLTMHDGPDNKSPIVAVSHMPALSNSFKIGLGDLSHLDAMIWEELAKERLTKSGWRWATDLPDGTRTHLIWKRTKSAAVQGMTVPSMSSRNFKLQDALTSEVLAVFTSERTYRTCGVLQVNVEHGRAFDLMVLASCLTLYEESRREAQRSWSGGS; translated from the coding sequence ATGGCTCGGAAACAATTCAAAATTGGCCGCAAGAATATGAGCGGACACTATGATGTCGAGTCAACCGACGGACAACACCTCTACTACGTGGACATGTGGAGTCTTGGCTCCGGAAAGCCCGACTTGACCATGCATGACGGCCCAGATAACAAGTCACCTATCGTCGCTGTGTCCCACATGCCTGCTCTGTCCAACAGCTTCAAAATTGGCCTCGGTGACCTGTCGCACCTCGATGCAATGATCTGGGAGGAACTTGCCAAGGAGCGCCTCACAAAGTCCGgatggcgctgggcgacggatCTACCCGACGGCACGAGAACACACCTCATCTGGAAGCGCACCAAGTCCGCTGCCGTCCAAGGcatgacggtgccgtcgatgAGCTCCCGCAACTTCAAGCTCCAGGACGCACTAACGAGCGAGgtgctcgccgtcttcacgAGCGAGAGGACGTACAGGACGTGCGGCGTGCTGCAGGTCAACGTGGAACATGGGCGCGCCTTCGACCTAATGGTGCTGGCATCGTGTCTGACATTGTACGAAGAGTCGCGACGCGAGGCCCAGCGGTCGTGGTCAGGGGGGTCGTAG